Part of the Desulfovibrio sp. ZJ209 genome, GTACAATTATATACTATTGATAAGTAATATATTATTGAATAATATAAAAAGGAAATTATTATATATTAAAAGAAATAGCTTATTATGTTAGAATGATTATAATAATGGAAAATATGGGAATTTGTTTTCATGCAACATTTTATTGACATAAAACAAAAAAAAAATTACTCTTGCAAAGAAAGCTAGCCGATTGAGAACAACCGTGTAATTCTGACTACCTGAGCCTTATTGAGCAACGATTTAAGATGTCAATTTTCATCCTAATTAAAATCTGGAGGAATGTTACCGGTTTCTCTGCCAATCAAGCGAACCCTTCGAGGGTATATACAAATACGGGGAGACTATCAGCTAAATATACCTTTTATAAAATCATGCTAAATACTGTTTATAAATGTTTGATGACTGTATAAATTCAATCTTGCAAATGATTAATATCTATTTGCTAGAAATTAATGAGGATAAACCATGGACGATTCATTTGAATGCGCCTCAATAAGACATCTGATAGATGCAGATATTTTATATGAACGACATCGTTATGATAATGCAATCTGCCATTACGCATTTTCAGTTGAATGTGTGCTCAAAGCATTTAAACCTAAACCACCACGTATCCATGAACTAGATAAGCTACAGGATTTGGTGCGCGCGTACAACGAGTTGCTTGGGCTCATACACCCAAAGTATATACTCCTACGTGGAATTGGCAATGTTCCATCGACTCTAGTTCAAAATCATCCGAAGCGGCGGTATTTTCGAGATACGGACTACAGTGACGAAGAAGTGGAGCAGGGGAAGGTATTTGCACATTCTTTAGCAGAAAGGCTAACAAATTCCATACTTGATGGACAGATATTTTGGACTAACTAGCGAAAGGCGAGCCTATGATTAGCTATGATGATGTGTTAAAAATCGCAAAAACTCAAATTAAGAAGTGGTATGACTATCACGCAATGCAAGAAGTAACCCTAATCAGAGATGTATTGGGGCGCATTGCGGTACTAATTTCACATTTTGCTTTATCTTCTGATAATTCATTAGAAATATTAAAAAATGACATGAAAAATGCTTTAGGACATTACTTCACTGGGATAGTTTATCATAAAGAAAAAATTAACCAAACGGATGTTGAGAAGGAAATTATTAAGAAGATAGAGATTCTTCGAAACATTGTGGATAGGGATCAAAATTGTACATGGTACATGTTAGAACGGACGATTGCTAAAAAGGCATGGTTGGATCAACCAGGAGACAAACAGCCTATATGGGATTATGAAGACGCAAACTCATTAAATAAACCTAGGGTTATATCCTACTATTCTTTCAAGGGTGGAATGGGACGAACAACGGCACTGGTAGCGTCTGCACTTCTGCTTGCCAAAGCCAGGTATAATGTACTAATTATCGATACAGATGTTGAAGCTCCTGGTCTAGCAAATATTTTCTTTGACGATAGCTCTATCAATAACGGTACTGTGGACTACTTTGTAGAATATCAAGCAAGTAATTCTTATGCACCTGATATGTTAGCATATATACTGGAAGTTACTGATGAATCAGTAGTAGAAGAAACCGACGGAAAAATTTTTCTTATTCCAGCTGGTCAAACTAATGATTTCTATTTATCTAAACTAGCACGAATTGACTATCAAGATATTGTTGAAGATGGAATGCGGAAAGCAGTTGTTAGACTCATAGAACAAGCTGTTGATTTTTTACAAGAAAAAGGAATAAAAATGGATTATATCCTCATGGATGCAAGAGCTGGATTCCATGACTTGGGAGGGGTTATCACTTTTCAAATACCACATGGGATCGTACTGGTTGGTCGAGATACTCGTCAATCATGGCAAGGTCTCAATAAAGCCATTGCACTTGCAGCTACAACACAGAAGGAACCTATTCCTTTCGTCATCGTTGACAATATGTGTGAAGAATATACGGAAAAATCAAAAAAAGGACTAGAGTCATTTAAATCGCACTCATATGCATCATGTTGTGATTTTTATTATCTGGAATCTGAAGCTCAACCAGGGCCAGAAGCAAAAAATGTTCCGCATAGCCCTGTCTATGTACCGTATTCACCTGTTTTGAAGGAAGAGATATTTCTTTTTAGTGATGGATCGCAAGAGAAAACAGAACAAGTTACAAGCATCAAAAATGTTCTATGCAACGAACATTATCAAGAACTCGTTGAACGCATCCATTCTTGGTTCGAGAATAATCAAGTGGAAGGTGGAGAGCAAAATGGATAGTTTAAATAAAGAAGCAATTCTTAAAACTATAGCCAGTATTGAAACTTCGGCAGAATATGAACCGAATAGGCTAGAAGATTTTTTGATGATGAAGGAATATTCCTATATGCGTGATCCAAAGCGTTTTTTAGTATTAGGAGGTAGGGGCTCGGGTAAAACTAGACTTTTTTACACTTTTACGGAACCAGCAGGTTTTAGTGAGATACTGAAGGGAGAGTCCTTATCTGGCTTGGGCTCATCTACTGCCTATTCAATTAAAGGACATGATTTTGCATCCTTTTTTCCCACCCCGGATATTTTAGAAAATTATGCTGAAGATAAGAGCGCACGTGCATATTGGGTTGGTAATCTATTATTTGTACTTTTCAATCAATTAAAGAAGATTGAAAAATTTCGGCCTATTGTAGACTCATTGAACTCAGAGAAGAACCTGCAACTTTTTTTTAATATAGAAAATTTAAAGATGATTGATCATTGGCTTGAATATATTAAGTGTAATCCCGAAATATGGGAGAGAGTCTTCCAGCAAATAAATGATTATCTTCGCGGAACAAATGAATGGATATTTGTTTCATACGATTTTTTAGATAGACTTACAGTCGACTATAACAGTCTTTTCCCTTTTATTCGTATGCTATTGTCTTTCTGGTTTGCTCACGATAGGCACTGGGATCGCATAAGGTCAAAGGTTTTTTTACGAAATGATCTTTTTGAATCAGATTTACTAAACTTTATGGATGCATCGAAGTTGAATAATCATCTAATACGCCTAGAATGGAGGACTCTTTCCCTATATAGATTGTTAATTAAACGGCTTGCAAATTCACACGATGAGGATACTTTACAATATCTTCAAATTGTTCCAAATTTAATTAGCAGTACTAAGAAATCTGTGCTTGGATATATTCCTACGCTGAATAAAGATACGGTAGAAAGTTTAATTGATAATTTGATAGGGCATTACATGGGTAAATCTCCCAAACAAGGCGTCAGTTATCAGTGGATGCCAAACCACCTGCAAGATGCAAAGGGTGCACTATCTCCCAGATCGTTTTTAAAATGCTTTTCTATTGCTGCAAATGGAATGCTAGAACATCCTGCAGAACTAGGAAAATTATCACCCATTAGTATAATTTTACCTACAATGATACAGAATGCCCTAGTAAGCGTATCTGAAGACCGCGTCGCTGAATTGGGGGAAGAATATCCTTGGCTGGCAAAGCTAAAGGATATGTTAGATGGTCTTACAATGTTGGTAACAAAAGATGCTTTTCTCGAGAGGATAGATATCAATCAGTGGACTGATGAGGAAAAAAAGCAACTGCCTAGTCAAAGCGCACAAGGAATTTTCCAAGTTTTAGTAAAGCTTGGAATTATATTTGTTGCGGAAGACGGGCGTATCAATACTCCAGAAATCTACTTACATGGTTTTAGGATGAAGAGAAAGGGAGGACTACGCAGAATTGTTGATGATTAGTGGGATTTCATATACTTTATTTATTCTAATTTATCTAGTAATAACACATATTTTAAATTTTTTTTTGTAGTTAATAAAAACCTTAATATTTTATTACTATATGTTATTTTATTTTCCTGAAATATATATTGGTACATTTATTTCTAAAAGGCATTATTCATAATTTTTTTTCATATATTAAGTTGTTAGGAGAATAATACTCAATACATTTTTTTATTATATTAATTTGTAGTCACTTCTTGATAATATAGGCAACAACGTAATTAATATATTTCCACAACCAATATTGAAAGGAAGAGATTATCTTATGAGGTTGTTACATAATATTAGGGAAAATGTGGAACAGATGACCTTTGACCTCCCGCAGCCAGAACCCATCAAGGGCTTTCCTGAGCTTCGCTGGACGGGCAAGCGGCCCTTCACGTCTACGCATTACTACCCGGCGCAGCTCAAGGAACGCTACGGCGACCCGGTGGACGGGTGGATGAACCACATCTACTGGGGCGACAACTTGCAGGTTATGAGTCATTTGCTCAAGGAGTTCCGGGGCAAGGTGGACTTGGTATATATTGACCCGCCGTTTGACTCAAAGGCCGATTATAAAAAAATAATTACAATGAAAGGAAAAAGTGGTGCATCAGATTTATCGTCCTTTGAAGAAAAACAATATACGGATATATGGACAAACGATGAGTATCTACAATTTTTATATGAAAGAGTAATATTGCTTAGAGAATTACTTTCCGAACAAGGTTCAATTTATCTACACTGCGATAATAAGAGAAATCATTTTATAAAAATGATTCTTGATGAAGTTTTTGGAAATTTTAGAAGTCAAATTTCTTGGAAAAAAACTTCTGCACATAGCGATTCAAAGGTGTATGGGGACATTTTAGATACAATTTTATTTTATACAAAATCAAATAATTATATATTTAATAATTTAACTATTGGCTATGATGAGTGGTATAAAAAACGGTATTTTCGGTATGTTGATTCGGATGGTAGAAATTTTAAATCAGGTGATTTGTCTGCGAATGGTCTAAAAGGTGGAGGTTATCATTATAATTGGAAAGGCATTGACGGATATTGGAGATGTCCAATGTCCACTATGGAAAAATTGGATAAAGAGAACAGGATTTTTTACACAAAAAATAATATTCCTAGGCTTAAGCAATATTTAGATGAGAGTGAAGGTATTGCATTACAAAATTTATGGGATGATATTCAACCTGTAGTATCGTGGTCTGATGAACAAACAAACTATCCCACGCAAAAGCCTGAAATCCTATTAGAAAGAATTATTCTGTCCTCCACTAACCCCGGCTCTCTGGTTCTCGACTGCTTCATGGGTTCCGGTACCACGCAAGCCGTGGCCATGAAGCTCGCGAGGCGTTTTATCGGGGCGGACATCAACCTCGGAGCCATCCAGACCACCACCAAGCGGCTGAACCGCATCATTGACGAATTGAAGGAGCAGGGGCAGCTTTCCCTGCCCGGAACCAACAAAAAACTCTATCTGAATTTTGAAGTGTACAACGTCAATCACTACGACGTGTTCCGCAACCCCGTACAGGCGCGGGAATTGCTGCTCCAGGCGCTGGAGGTGGAGCCGCTGGAGTCCACGGACGTGTTTGACGGCATGAAGGACGGCTACAAGGTCAAGATCATGCCGGTCAACCGCATCGCCACGCGGGCCGACCTCAACCCTATCCTGAGCGGCATCAATTACCGGGAAATGGACAAGCGCATGGAAGCCTCGCCGGGCAGCCCGGCCGAGCGCATCATGCTTGTCTGCATGGGGCACGAGCCTGACCTTGCCGCCAGCCTCAAGATGGACATCGGCGACCAGTATCGGGTGGACGTGCAGGTGGTGGACATCCTGCGCGACCGCAAGGACTTGGCCTTCAAGTACGATTCAGAAGCCGACATCGCCGTGGAGAACGGCGAGCTGGTCATCAGGCAATTCTATCCCCGCAATCTGCTGCAAAAGCTCTCCATGCTGGACGAAAACGTGGAGGACTGGCGGCAGCTCGTGGAGACCGTGGCCATTGACTGGAACTATAACGGCGAGGTGCTCCAGCCTGCGGTCTATGACAATCCCGGCAAGAACGAGCTGGTTCAGGGGCGCTACAAAGTGCCCGGCGACCAAGGGCGCATCCGGGTGAAAATCACCGACCTGCTCTCCGAAAGCCTGGAGACCACGCTGGAGGCGGACTAATGGCCGGAAGAAGGAAGAAGCAGGCCGACCTCCATGTGGACCTCAACGCCACCTTTTACCATGAGCTGTTCCGCTTTTATCGCCACAACAAGGGCAGCATCCGTTCGCACTATCGCGGCCTGACGCGGGAAATTCTGGACTACAACGACCCGGACAGGCCCCGGCCCGGCCAGTTCCTTCGGCGTCCGCAGTTCGAGGCGCTGGAAATCTATGTTTTTCTCAAGGAGTTCCTTGAGCTGCGCCCGGTGCATGACATCTTTGCGGACTGGTACAAGCGGCGCAAGGGCTTTGAAAATCGCGGCGACGTGCTTGGCATGGGCACACAGGGCACGCTCCATGAATCGCTTGCCTTCAACGACGAAGCCTATGCTGCCGTGTTCAAGCGTATGAAGGCCGCACGGCAGGACTACCCGAACTATATCTTCGCGTTGACAATGGGGGTGGGCAAGACCCTGCTCATGGCCACCTGCATTTTCTATGACTTCGTGCTGGCCCGGAAGTTCCCTGACGACAAGATTTACTGTCACAACGCCCTGATATTCGCGCCGGACAAGACCGTGCTGCAATCCCTGCGCGAAATCGAGAGCTTCGACTTCGCCAAGGTGCTGCCCCCGAAGCACGCCAACTGGCTTCAGGCGAACCTCAAGCTGCAATATCTGGACGAGGCCGGGGCCACACTCAACGTCATCAATAATTCCGATTACAACCTTGTCGTCTCCAATACGCAAAAAATTCTGCTCAAGCGCAAGAACAAGGTGCCCAGCAGCGCCGAGCGGCTCTACCTGCCCGACGTGGAGCCCCGGAGCGCTGACGCCAAGTCGGTCTATGATGATATTTCCGACCTCTACGGCTTCGACTCCCCGGAGGACGAGGTTGACCTGACCATCAACCAGCGCTTTCTCAAGCTGCGCCAGCTCCCGAAACTGGGCGTCTTTGTGGACGAGGCTCACCATGCCTTCGGGGACGCGCTGAAAAAAGACCTGCTGGAGCCGCAGAAGGAAACCTCCCTGCGCTTCACTATCAATACGCTGGCCAGGGGCATCAAGCGCATGGGCAGCTCGATGGTGGCCTGCTACAACTTCACGGGCACGCCCTATGTGAAGAACGAGCTGCTGCCCGAAGTGGTGTATTCCTACAGCCTCAAGGACGCCATCAACAACGGCTACCTCAAGAGTCTGCGGCTGCATAAATTCGCCAACACGCGCGACAGGGAATTTGTGCGCGCCGTTGTGGGCGACTTCCTTGAGCGCTTTGACGGGCGCACCCTCGAAGGGATGCAGCCCAAGCTGGTGTTCTTTTCGCCCACCATCGCGGACGCCACCGGCAACCTGCGCCCCCTTCTGGAGGAGGAACTGGCCCGGCGCGACATCCCGGTCTCGCAGCTCCTTGTCAACGTGGGCGACCCGAAAGTCACCAGCAATGACGACATCAGGGCTTTCAACGAACTGGACAGCGTGGGCTCGGAAAAGCGCTTCCTCATTCTGGTGAACAAAGGCAAGGAGGGCTGGAACTGCCGCTCGCTGTGCGGCGTGGCCATGTTCCGTCAGCCCAAGTCGAAGATTTTTGTGCTTCAGGCTTCCATGCGCTGCCTGCGCTCCATCGGGGACAGGCAGGAGGAGGGGCAGGTCTATCTCACAGCGGAGAACGCACAGATACTCAACGACGAATTGCAGCAGAACTTCCGCCTGACCACTGACGACCTGCTGCCACCGAAGAAGGACAGCAAGCGATACGAGGTGCGCGTCCTCAAGAAGAAGCGCATCTCCCTGACGCGCGTGCGCCACCTCTATGACTGCAAGGAAAAGGAGCCTGCCGCTCCGGTGAGCTTTGGCGTGGAAGACTGGGACGTGGAGCGCTACCGCATCCTCCACACCGAGGAGAAGATGCTCCAGCCGGGCGCGAAAAGGACGCAGGAAGAGGCTACCGACATCAGCCATATCAAGGAACAGCGCACCTGGAGCGCCTATACGCTTGTGGCCGAGATTGCCCGCTATCTATGCGCTTCGCCGCTGAAAATCGAGGCGCTGCTGCGGCAGAGCGAGGAAGGGCTGGACGCCTTGGTTGCCAAGGTCAACGAGTTCAACGAGCTGATTTATGACGAGATAATCCCCCGGCTGTTTGACGCGCTCTACGAGGTCACGAATTACGATAAGCAGGAGCATGTGGAGGTGGAACTTGTCCACGACCCGGCGGGCGGCTTCTTTGAGGTACACGGCGACCCGCAAAAGACGCAGCTTTTCAGGGAGTGGCAGGCCGATGCCAAGAAGGGCGCACTGGCCGGAAAGAGCTTCCACCTGGATACCTACTGCTTCGACTCCATGCCGGAGCAGGATTTTTTCCTGAACGTCATCCGGCAGGACGACATCAAGGAGGTCTATTTCACGGGTATGCTCACCCACGGCCAGTCGGACTTCCACCTCAACTACATCGACCCGGAAACCCATACCGTGCGGAACTACTACCCGGATTTCCTCATCCTCACGAAGGACGGCGAGTGGCTGGTGGTGGAGGTGAAGGCCAAGAACATGATGGACGACCCGGACGTGCGGGCCAAGCAGGAATTTGCGGAGACCATGCTCAAGGCGAGCCGGATAAAATACCACATGATTCCGCACACCGAGGCTGCGGGGTGGAAGCAGCCGACTGAAGGCGCGAAGAAGGGAACGCCCATGAGGCTCCCTGGACACGCTTGAGCGCGAGGGTCGCTCAGGGACATTGTGGTGAAGCAGGGGCGCAGCATCTCCCTCAGCGATAGACTATGATAGAAAAAAGCCCTTTGACCATTCTCGGGCTGGCCGATGCCAGTGAGGCGAACAAGGCCACCAACCCGCTCTATCTCTCGCCGGTGAGCGCGGGCTTTCCGTCCGCCGCCGAGGATTACATCGATGGGCAAATCAACCTGCACGAGCTCATCGTCCGCAACCCGGCGTCAACTTTTTTTCTGAGGACCTCGGGTGACTCGATGTTGGGCGTGGGCATCCATGACGGCGACCTCCTCGTCGTTGACCGCTCCCTTGAGGCATCTCACAACCGCGTCGTCATCGCCGCACTCGACGGAGAGCTGCTGGTCAAGAAGTTGTGCAGGAAAGGGGGCCGTGTCCTGCTGAAATCGGCCAATGAGGGCTATCCCGACTTTGAAGTCACCGAGCTTGAGCATGTCCACATTTGGGGCGTCGTGAGCCATGTCGTCCATAAGCTCTGACCAACGCCGCTGCTGGGCGGCTCATTGCTGAACCACATCCGGGGCCGGCTGGAATTCCCGCATTTGCGGCTCGGTTCTCTTGCCCCCTGCCCATTTTTGACATAGATGTCCACGGGCTCGGTGTTGCCGTTTGCAACTTCCCCAGCCAGCGACGCCCCGCCGGAGTGGTTCCGCCGGGGCTTTCTCATGCCAGGGCAGCCGTATGGAAGCAGCGAAGAGGATGCCAACGGAGAGCAAAGGTCAATCCCCGTATCGGATGTTGAACAAATTGTTTCCTGACGACTGGCTGCGGCTCTCGGGAACATAACGTCAGTATCCGGGCGATGTCGTTTGTCGCCCCGATTGCGTACAGAAAATTCCATAGCAGAGATGTAGAAATCAACTAGTTTAAGTTATTGAAATTATTTACTTCGATTAAATTAAGTAAGGCATTCTCGGCGACTTCGAGGCGCGGTGAAGGCGAGACCGTGGCGTGAAAATGTGATCTTTCGGGGAGAGGCATGGCGAAATCGTGCCGAGACCATGGCGAGACCATCGCAAAAAGAATCCCCGGAACACCAAACGGCATTCCGGGGAGCGGCATTCAGAGGAACAGCCTAGTTCTATTTCACGGTGTTCAAGGCGTAGTAGGTGCTGCTGCTCGCCCCATGCCTCGTGGCTATCTTCATTTCCACGAGTTCGCCTAAGATGCGCTGAGTCTTGCTTTCACCCAGCTTCAGCTGTTTTTGTATGTCTTCACGTGTCGCAGAGCCGTCCTTGAGGATTTCCACCACGCGGTGATGGTCAGGGGATAGGGTCTTCAGCATGTCGTTGAGAGAGGATTCTTCCGTATCGGGTTGCTGGGTTTCTGTGAGGGCGCTACCCTCGTCCGCTCCAGAAATCTCGATTTCTTTGCCGTCAAGTCCGTAGGCCTCCAGAAACTGCCAGTGTGCAGCGCCAAAGGGTAGATGGGCGTAGAAGGTCTTACCGTCGAGTACCCCTGCGGCCTTACACGTTTTGAACCGTATTCCGATGGTCATGCCATCTTGGAGGACGGCGGCTTTAATTGTTTCACTAGCACGGTTGTTCAGGATTTCATCCCTGCCGATGAGTTCTATGACATTCCTGGCGCGGATATTGAATATCCGGCTTCCACGTCCCTTGTAATGGGTTGATTCCGTATCTGTATCCGTCTTGTGATGAATAAGAACAGCACAAATATTGTCTATTTGCAGTTGTTCAATCCAATCGATCACTTCTTGAGCCGGAGAACCATAATCCACGTTGTTACCCATGAGTGCAGTCAAGTTGTCGAGAACGATGTAGCGGCAGTGCTTTTTCAGTAGATGATTTCGTAGCCCCTCCCGAAATTCTGGGTTGATGAGCGAGAAACTGTTGGGTAATCCTTGTGGTCTTTCGCCAAACTTGCTCAAAGCTAAGAACCCGTCGTCGTTTTTGAGCTGGTACCGCTTGAGGTTTGCTTGAAATTCGTCCAACGGGGTTTCTGCATCGATGTAAGCAACCTTACCTGGCACTTTGGACCTGTTGTGGAACAGAGAGCACAGGACACTCTTTTGGCAGAGCGCTTGACATACGGAGAGCGCAAACAGGGTTTTTCCTGCATTTTTGGCGCCAAGAATCAGCACGTTGGAGCCCGGGCGGATGAAGTGGTGAAGCACCACCTCTTCCAGTTTCAGAGGGGCTGGGGGAATCTCCGAGGGGTCAGCCGGCGGTAAGCCTGGGCACTCATGAGTTGAGAACAAGGTCACCGATTCTTTTGGTTTCCTGAAGATCTCCAAATCTTGTCCCCACTTAATGAAGCCCTCAAACGAGATCGCCTTTTCGATAATTTGCCGCACCGCACGCAAAGGCATCTCTATGTCATCGATGAACATCGTGTCGCGCAACAGGGCGGCTTCGTGCGAAGTCAGGTTCTCTTTTGCCTGTTCCAACGCTGCCCCGGGCGCGCTATGGAGCAAGAAGCCCGGGAAGGCACGGAAGCTGTTGGCACCCCCCCCGGTAATAAAATCCTTGTATAGCTTGACCCGAGCCATATCACCCTTGCTGGCGGCGGGGATGAAGATCACGTCATGGCCCCAGAAGTAACTCCAAGGGAAGATTTTGAGGTCGTCTCCCAGATGGGCGGTCACGATAAAGTGAGTGGGGTCATAGCCTTGAATCTGGCCCAGGCGCTTTTCCATGGACAACGCAGAGCGCGCATCTTGGAAAAAAAGGATGGTGCTTGCGGGGTAGCGCCCAAGGATGTCTTCATTCAGAAAGCAGGCCCGTGGCGGATGATTTCCCACTGATAACACATCATTGCGGACGGTTGCAGGCAGGCAGAACTTTTTTCCGTCAACCGTATATTCGAGGAAGGAGCCACACACCTCCCCCGAGTGGTCGTGGATGTCGTGGCGATACACTAATTCCACGCTCTTATGCCCAGAGCTAAATTGTGTCAAAGAAAGGAGCTCAGGCACGTCCACCGTCAAGTGCCGAAAGGCGGCGCTACCGTCCCGACTATTTCCATTTGTCGGGTGTTGTAGATTTTCGATATTCGTCCGCAGCATCTCCGCCAAGGTTGCCAGCGCGTCCATAGCGGGCAGATTGAAGACGTAGCTAATCAAGTCCACCCAATGGCCGCTCACTTCTTGCTTGCCCCACATGCGCCACCGCAGCGTCCCGGTCCTGTCGAGTTTACAGTAGTAGAAGTCCTCAACCTGAGTGAACCTTTTGATTGCGTCACGTTCAGTGCCGTAGTGATACAGGGCACACGCCTCGCGATCCATCAGCGCCTCGAACATTCCCACCAAGTGGGGCCCCTCAAGACCGTGGATATAAGTGGTATTTCCAAGGCCAAGGACTTCTTGGAGTGCCGGTGAAAAGTTGTCATCTGTGGTGAGTGGAATGCCGCCCTTGGATAAAACCAACGGTCGGGGATTCTCCCACTTTGTCTTGAAGTGTTGGAATTGGACGAGGTTATAACCCCGCCTTGTTTCAATCGTTGCTGTGTTCATGAATCCTCACAAATAAATGTATATTCGATTTTTTAGAACTTTAGTTCAGCAGTGATAGCCTCTGAACTTCTGCCTCAGTCTACGACATCCGTGTTGATGGTTGCTTTACTGTTTACTGGAGCATTATTCCCCCTTGAATTACTAGCTAGAATTACCAGATTGAAGTTAAATTCCTTGAGGTCCTAGCGGCAAGCCTACAAAAAAGATGGCGGCCCATATCGACTTGCTGGTTTTGATCCGTTCGGTGCAACCGAACCACCCGCTTTTTCCTTACATGTCATTCGTGGTAGCCTGCCTCCCTTCAGACTTCGAATCTGGGTCCTTACCGGTGGCAATTTTTTCGATTTCCTCACGCAGCCAGAAGGAAAATCGTGTTCCCACCCTCGTGGGCTGAGGAATCAGTCCAGCCCTGGCCCACGCCCAAACCGTTGAAATGCTGCATCCAAGGATGTGGGCAACTTCCTTGACTCGAATCCTCGGACAAAGGGTTCCGGTAAAAATTTCATGCCCCATGTGGTGAATCCTCCTGCGAGTGGCACCTCGTGGAAGAGATATTAGCGTCGCTGGGGAACCCGTCAATGATTTTCCAAAAAAAACAATAAGTTAGTGTGACACTTTTTTTTGAAATAAAGTGTCACACGGAGTATAAACGGTAGATTTTGCGTGGAATCGAAAGTTTACACGAGGCTAGAAGGCAGGTAAGTCCAAGCTAGTTGTGCGGGGGTGATCTTGGCGAAGGGCTGTCCCATCACGAGTGTTGGCGCTAGATAGATGTGTAT contains:
- a CDS encoding AAA family ATPase; translated protein: MISYDDVLKIAKTQIKKWYDYHAMQEVTLIRDVLGRIAVLISHFALSSDNSLEILKNDMKNALGHYFTGIVYHKEKINQTDVEKEIIKKIEILRNIVDRDQNCTWYMLERTIAKKAWLDQPGDKQPIWDYEDANSLNKPRVISYYSFKGGMGRTTALVASALLLAKARYNVLIIDTDVEAPGLANIFFDDSSINNGTVDYFVEYQASNSYAPDMLAYILEVTDESVVEETDGKIFLIPAGQTNDFYLSKLARIDYQDIVEDGMRKAVVRLIEQAVDFLQEKGIKMDYILMDARAGFHDLGGVITFQIPHGIVLVGRDTRQSWQGLNKAIALAATTQKEPIPFVIVDNMCEEYTEKSKKGLESFKSHSYASCCDFYYLESEAQPGPEAKNVPHSPVYVPYSPVLKEEIFLFSDGSQEKTEQVTSIKNVLCNEHYQELVERIHSWFENNQVEGGEQNG
- a CDS encoding site-specific DNA-methyltransferase, whose product is MSHLLKEFRGKVDLVYIDPPFDSKADYKKIITMKGKSGASDLSSFEEKQYTDIWTNDEYLQFLYERVILLRELLSEQGSIYLHCDNKRNHFIKMILDEVFGNFRSQISWKKTSAHSDSKVYGDILDTILFYTKSNNYIFNNLTIGYDEWYKKRYFRYVDSDGRNFKSGDLSANGLKGGGYHYNWKGIDGYWRCPMSTMEKLDKENRIFYTKNNIPRLKQYLDESEGIALQNLWDDIQPVVSWSDEQTNYPTQKPEILLERIILSSTNPGSLVLDCFMGSGTTQAVAMKLARRFIGADINLGAIQTTTKRLNRIIDELKEQGQLSLPGTNKKLYLNFEVYNVNHYDVFRNPVQARELLLQALEVEPLESTDVFDGMKDGYKVKIMPVNRIATRADLNPILSGINYREMDKRMEASPGSPAERIMLVCMGHEPDLAASLKMDIGDQYRVDVQVVDILRDRKDLAFKYDSEADIAVENGELVIRQFYPRNLLQKLSMLDENVEDWRQLVETVAIDWNYNGEVLQPAVYDNPGKNELVQGRYKVPGDQGRIRVKITDLLSESLETTLEAD
- a CDS encoding DEAD/DEAH box helicase family protein; the protein is MAGRRKKQADLHVDLNATFYHELFRFYRHNKGSIRSHYRGLTREILDYNDPDRPRPGQFLRRPQFEALEIYVFLKEFLELRPVHDIFADWYKRRKGFENRGDVLGMGTQGTLHESLAFNDEAYAAVFKRMKAARQDYPNYIFALTMGVGKTLLMATCIFYDFVLARKFPDDKIYCHNALIFAPDKTVLQSLREIESFDFAKVLPPKHANWLQANLKLQYLDEAGATLNVINNSDYNLVVSNTQKILLKRKNKVPSSAERLYLPDVEPRSADAKSVYDDISDLYGFDSPEDEVDLTINQRFLKLRQLPKLGVFVDEAHHAFGDALKKDLLEPQKETSLRFTINTLARGIKRMGSSMVACYNFTGTPYVKNELLPEVVYSYSLKDAINNGYLKSLRLHKFANTRDREFVRAVVGDFLERFDGRTLEGMQPKLVFFSPTIADATGNLRPLLEEELARRDIPVSQLLVNVGDPKVTSNDDIRAFNELDSVGSEKRFLILVNKGKEGWNCRSLCGVAMFRQPKSKIFVLQASMRCLRSIGDRQEEGQVYLTAENAQILNDELQQNFRLTTDDLLPPKKDSKRYEVRVLKKKRISLTRVRHLYDCKEKEPAAPVSFGVEDWDVERYRILHTEEKMLQPGAKRTQEEATDISHIKEQRTWSAYTLVAEIARYLCASPLKIEALLRQSEEGLDALVAKVNEFNELIYDEIIPRLFDALYEVTNYDKQEHVEVELVHDPAGGFFEVHGDPQKTQLFREWQADAKKGALAGKSFHLDTYCFDSMPEQDFFLNVIRQDDIKEVYFTGMLTHGQSDFHLNYIDPETHTVRNYYPDFLILTKDGEWLVVEVKAKNMMDDPDVRAKQEFAETMLKASRIKYHMIPHTEAAGWKQPTEGAKKGTPMRLPGHA
- the umuD gene encoding translesion error-prone DNA polymerase V autoproteolytic subunit produces the protein MIEKSPLTILGLADASEANKATNPLYLSPVSAGFPSAAEDYIDGQINLHELIVRNPASTFFLRTSGDSMLGVGIHDGDLLVVDRSLEASHNRVVIAALDGELLVKKLCRKGGRVLLKSANEGYPDFEVTELEHVHIWGVVSHVVHKL
- a CDS encoding AAA family ATPase; protein product: MNTATIETRRGYNLVQFQHFKTKWENPRPLVLSKGGIPLTTDDNFSPALQEVLGLGNTTYIHGLEGPHLVGMFEALMDREACALYHYGTERDAIKRFTQVEDFYYCKLDRTGTLRWRMWGKQEVSGHWVDLISYVFNLPAMDALATLAEMLRTNIENLQHPTNGNSRDGSAAFRHLTVDVPELLSLTQFSSGHKSVELVYRHDIHDHSGEVCGSFLEYTVDGKKFCLPATVRNDVLSVGNHPPRACFLNEDILGRYPASTILFFQDARSALSMEKRLGQIQGYDPTHFIVTAHLGDDLKIFPWSYFWGHDVIFIPAASKGDMARVKLYKDFITGGGANSFRAFPGFLLHSAPGAALEQAKENLTSHEAALLRDTMFIDDIEMPLRAVRQIIEKAISFEGFIKWGQDLEIFRKPKESVTLFSTHECPGLPPADPSEIPPAPLKLEEVVLHHFIRPGSNVLILGAKNAGKTLFALSVCQALCQKSVLCSLFHNRSKVPGKVAYIDAETPLDEFQANLKRYQLKNDDGFLALSKFGERPQGLPNSFSLINPEFREGLRNHLLKKHCRYIVLDNLTALMGNNVDYGSPAQEVIDWIEQLQIDNICAVLIHHKTDTDTESTHYKGRGSRIFNIRARNVIELIGRDEILNNRASETIKAAVLQDGMTIGIRFKTCKAAGVLDGKTFYAHLPFGAAHWQFLEAYGLDGKEIEISGADEGSALTETQQPDTEESSLNDMLKTLSPDHHRVVEILKDGSATREDIQKQLKLGESKTQRILGELVEMKIATRHGASSSTYYALNTVK